The genomic region CCATTATAATTTTCCCATAGCTTAATGAATTCGTTGACTGATGCCTGTAACATAACTGACATAATTATTTCATATGATTGTCATTAGTGGTGACTACGATGCTTTCCGAGTTGAAGGCTCAGACCTAAATTTTTGGAGGAAATCCTGTGAAAAAAACGATTCTTGCTGCTGTACTAGCGACAACTGCAACAATGGCAGCAATGCCAAGCTTTGCACGTGACCAAATTAGCATTGTAGGTTCATCTACAGTTTATCCGTTCGCGACTGTCGTTGCAGAGCGTTTTGGTAAGTCAACTTCTTACGCGACACCAACTATTGAATCTACAGGTTCTGGTGGTGGTTTGAAGTTGTTCTGTGAAGGTGTTGGTGAAAACACGCCAGACATCACTAACTCTTCTAGCTACATCAAAAAATCTCAGTACGAAGCATGTGCAGAGAAAAACATCGACATTATCGAAGTTAAAATCGGTTATGACGGTATTGCTCTAGCAAACAGCAAGGCAGGCGTTAAGTTAGACGTTAGCCAAAAAGATTTGTTCTTGGCTCTAGCTGCTGAAGTTCCAAATGCAAGTGGTAAGCTTATCCCTAATCCGAACAAAACTTGGAAAGATGTTAACTCTTCACTTCCAGCTGTTGCGATTCGTGTTTTAGGTCCACCACCAACTTCAGGTACTCGTGCAGCATTTGTTGAGCTTGTAATGGAAGAAGGTTGTGAAGCATTCGAAGGTCTAAGCGATGAAGTATGTAGTTCTATGCGTGAAGACGGTGCATTCGTTGAAGCTGGTGAAAACGACAACCTAATCGTACAGAAGCTTGTTGCTGACACTACCGCTTACGGTATCTTTGGTTACTCTTTCTTAGACCAAAACAGCGATAAATTACAAGGTGCTTCATTCAACGGTGTTGATATTTCTTTCGAT from Reinekea thalattae harbors:
- a CDS encoding substrate-binding domain-containing protein; the encoded protein is MKKTILAAVLATTATMAAMPSFARDQISIVGSSTVYPFATVVAERFGKSTSYATPTIESTGSGGGLKLFCEGVGENTPDITNSSSYIKKSQYEACAEKNIDIIEVKIGYDGIALANSKAGVKLDVSQKDLFLALAAEVPNASGKLIPNPNKTWKDVNSSLPAVAIRVLGPPPTSGTRAAFVELVMEEGCEAFEGLSDEVCSSMREDGAFVEAGENDNLIVQKLVADTTAYGIFGYSFLDQNSDKLQGASFNGVDISFDNIADGSYPVSRPLHFFIKKQHIGVVPGIVEYAELFLSPAAQSADGYLAEKGLIPLGAAELKKYRNDLKKQNVLVIK